ATATAATCATATCTGTATCTAAACAACTTCCTTGTGTGCCAACACAATCAAAATCAACTAATACTTTACTAATAGTTTTAGTAGATTTTATTAATCCCACATCATCTACTGTAAATTGATTAATTTTACAAGGATATAAACCTGTAACATTACCTTTATAATCTTTTTGTATGTATAATCCACTGGTTCCATAATGTTTATATAACATTATAAGAGATTTAAGGCAATCAAAAGAATTCATAGACATATTAGGACGTAATCTTAACAGATCCCACAAATAATGTTTATTTGCTTCAATTTCACCTTTGTCTGTTGTTTGTTTAATTAAAACTGGTAATTTGGCAATAGTACTCCCTAAGATATTTAATCCAGTAATATAATTCTGCTCTCTTAAAGAATTTTCTGATATTGTATCCTCACCTTTAGTCCAAGCTGTCCAGTTAAATGTGTCCCCTGTGGTGTCTCTTTTCTCCAATCTATCCCAAAACAATTATTTTTCACCCCCTTTGCCACTTATAAAATAGCTCAATATTAACAGCTCTAATGCTAAAATATACATTCCTGCAAATGCATTTATCATAAAAGTTGTTAAAAATATAATAAAAAGGGATGTTATAGTTAAAATATCAGCCACAAGATAAGGTTTTATCGTATGTATTTTAAATTTATTAAAAATTGTTTTATTTTTTTTCATATTTTCACCCCTTTTATTACCAGTCTTTACTCATTTCATCTAGTGCATCTAAAGCATTATAACTATCATCTTCTCCAAGTAATTCTGTATATGCAAAGATTAATACTGCAACCATATCTATTCTTTGCTTGTTTTTATCTTCTTTTGCCAGCATTTCATCGTCTGATTTACCTACATCTGTTATTGCATTACTCATATTCCAATCAAGTAATTCATTTTTTAAATATTTAACCTGACTATCATACACTTTTTTTCTGAATTCTTTTGTTGCAGGAGATAAATTTGTATAAGTTTGCTTTAACTTTAATACATCACAATCTACTTCAAGTCTTTCAACCATTTCTTTTGCGTTCATAGGGTCTGTCACTATCATTTTTATTGTACAACCATATTTTTCTTCTATATTTCTTATGTATTCTTCTACCAGTGTATAATTTACCGTCATTCCTTTATGTAAATCACAATATCCTTTTTTTGCATAATCCCTATAATCTATTTTTTCTCTACGTTTATCAAGTGAATCAGCAGGTAAAAACCCATGAGACATACAATAAATAATATTATCTTCTTTATACATTATAGAAACAGCAGTTAAATCCGTTGTAACAGACATATCAATGCCAACTATTACATTTTTACCACTAAAATCAATGTTATCTACTACACACTTCTTCCAATATGTAATATCTATGTACTTATTTAACTCATTTGTTTCTAAGAAAATATTAAGATTTTTAGTTAGGAATTCTTCCTGCTCTTTGGTTTTTATCTTAGCAATTTCTCTATCAGATTTTATTTCATTATAATTTTCTTCAATTCTCAAAGGATTAGCTTTATAAATAGCTTCATCTGTCCATGCTTCTTCTCTTTCTGCATAATATAGTAAACAAAAATATCTATCATTTTTTATAATGCCTTTTAAAACTGCTCTATCATAATCAAGTTCTTCTAACATTATAGAATCAGATTCAGCATAGGCAGTTGTAGTACGCACCATTATCGGATTTTTTACACTAAGCTGACCTTTACGCATAGCTTGTATATTACCATTTGTTGTAAACGCTCCCATTTCATCCACACAAACACATGCAGGTCTAATCGAGTTGTTTTTATTTGCTTTGCTTGTTCTTGGATAATAATAACTCTTTGTTAATTTACATTTAATAATACCTATTTCACTTTCAGATACTATAAAATATTTAGCAATAAAAGGACTTGCACCTATAATTTGTGCCATAGCTTTTCTAAGTTCTTTCGCCAAATCTCTATCAATACAAATAGAATAAAACTCTGAATAATTTTGTTCTGTAAGCATTAACAATATGAAAACAATTGCAGTTATAAAAGTTTTTGCATTTTTACGTGGTATAAATAAAACAACATCTCTATACATCATCTTATTTATGTCATTTTTATATCTCCAACCAAAAATTGCACATAAAAATAAGGCTTGGAATCCTGCCAAACCTTCTAATATATTTTTTCCTGCTACAAAACCTGTTGCATAGTTCATTAGTTTAAGTAGATTATTAATTACTTTTAATTTGCTCTCACTAAAGCAAAACTCAAAATCATCTTTATATTGATTTATATTGTAATTTTCTAAAAATATTTCACATTGTTTTTTTACTTCCCAAGGACAAATTTCTTTATCATTAATAACATTATTACAATATTCTAATGCTTTATCTAATAATAACATTAATCCTCACCCCTTAAAGCTTTAGCAACGGGGTCTTCTTTATTTTCCTTGTTTTGCAAATTTAAATTTCCTAATTTTGCCCTTGATTGTGGAGATAAACTTAATTCATTAGTTGCTCTCCAAAGGTCTTTTGTATATTTATCTTTACTTGCCATTAAATCTTTGTTTTTTAATTGTTGTATATCTTCATTTATAAGTGTTTCTATTGCCTGTAATCTATCTATTGCTATACTACAAGTACTTAAAACATAAATATCTAAGTTGGACAATATCCCTGATGCTTCCAATTCTTTTACAATGTATCTAAAAATCTTCTTTTGTGAACTAGATAAATAGGTTGGAGGTTTAATCTTGTCACTCGAACCACGTAATTCTTGTTCTGCCTTTTGCCTATTTTCTATTTCTTCTTTTGTGAGATGTTTACTCATTGTATTTACACTTTTTGATGGACGAGCCAATTTTATCACCATCCTTTCTATTCGTTTCTATTAATAATGATTGTCAGTTGATATAAAATGTTGATTTAGGGATATATTTGTGACTGGTTAAGCCCATCAGATTCCCAACGGATAATTTTTATTGATTACCACTCCCCCCGTATCAAATAATATATTATTAAACATATTTATTTACTATATTATGACTTATTATAAATCAAATTTTTTATAAAACTTATCTAGCATATTAAATAATATCTTTTGTGTCTGCTTTCTTATATCTTCATCCTTATTATATAGACTATGTATATAGACATGATTGCCTTTAGTTAGTCCTATAAGATTATCACTATCTAATCTTTTATTCCAATCATCCTTTACTTCAACAATATGATGATACATCTCTGCTTGTATTACTAACCCTGTTGTCATGTACTCATAAATATCCATACCCAACTGTCTTGCCTTTACTGAATCTTTTATTCTTATCCAACTATCGCTCCTATAAAACTTCTGCTCTTTTATATCCGTTCTATTCTTTCTATATTTATTGTAGTATTCTTTCTTCTTTGCTATCTCGCATTCACATTCTGTATGCTCCAATACTTTCTTACCACATACACCACATTTCCTATATGTTGCCATTACTATTCACCTATAATTTTTTTTATTATCTTACATACCAATAATATTATTGCTCCTAAATTAAACACTAATATACTAAATATTGCTCCTATTAACCATCCAATTATAGGAGCAAATAACATAACAATTAATACTATTAATAATATAGTTAATAATGTTCCAATCATTTATTTTCCCTCCAATTATATTTAATTAGTTATATATTAATCTAGTACAGTCAAAAAAATAAAAAAGTAAGCACAATTGCTGCACTTACTTAATTAATCTATCATTTAAAAATTCCATTTTTCTTCTTCCTGTCGTCTTTTCACTAATATTTCTTTTTGTTCTTCTATTTTTTTATTCTTTTCATTTTTTAAAATAGAGCATTCAAATGATGGATCTTGTAATTTGCATATGGAACTACCAGAACATTTATCTTGCCCATGAATAATATTAACTTGACCATTAAATGCTGGTAATAAACCAAAATCATACTTTTGTCTAACTTCTTCTTTTATATTTTCACAATAAATAGTATTTCTAATATTATATGAACTCATAACACCATCTCCTATCTAAAACCAATAGTGTTTTTAGGTTCTTCTGGATTTTTTCTTTTCATAGCAATTAATACAAAGCTAATTTGATTGACATTTTGAATTAATTGTATTGGTGAACCATCTTCTAATTCTCCATAAAAATATATTAAGTAAGGGTCTTGATATCCTATATTAAGAATATTAAACTGAATAGTATTTCCAAATGTAACCAATCTCATTCCAACTGATTCAGAATCATCTAATCTCTTGTCAAAATCATTAATTTCTTTTACTAGCTGTTCATAAAAAATATTAGCAAATCCATTATCATATTGTTTAGTTTTTTGAATATTTTTTTGGATACGTTCCATATCTATACCAAAATCATGAGGTCTATATTCCATAATCCCATCTCCCTAAATATTGTATTTTATTACTCTATTCTACAACATTAGGTTAAATTCCTTTATTTATTCAATAATTTATTCATATTTTTCTATTATTTATCTAATCAAAAATTAAAACACCCAAGGGTGACTAAATCCTTGGGCTTCCCAGTATAATTTACAAATGACAAACACTTATTCTTATATTTTAATCTTATTTGGATTGATTGCAATACACTAAAAAGAATCCTGTTAAGAGTCCTTATAATATAATTTCAATAGAATATAACTCATTATATTTTACTTGTTCTTTCTTACCATTTTCTCCAGACAAAGTAATACTTTCATCTCGTTCTTTTCCTGTTAATATAGTATTAAGAAAATCGCCATTTTGTTCACACATAATCTTTCCTATACCATTATTAGTATCATTTACTTCTGCTGGAAAAGAACTCCCGTCTTTAAATTTTAAAATAAACTTCATACATACCACTCACCTTTCACCATATTTTCTATAAGCTTCTATATGTGAAAGATGATGTCCTTTATTTGTCGAACGATTATTATACTTCCATAATCTTATTAATAATATCTAATTCCTTTTCATAAAATCGAATTAATTCATTATTAATTCCAATTATTCTATCATTAATTTTAATCTGCTGCTCTATATTACCAATTAATTCTGCCATGGTCTTATCTTTAATTTCATCACATTTTTCTTTTTCCAATTCTAATATTTCATATTTTATATTATCTAAACCTCTTAATAATTCTTCAGCGTCAATATTAATTTTAACTGTAATATCTTGTATTTTATTAGATTTATTATTATCTTCTTCTACCACTAGATAATAAGCATTGCCGATTCTCTTCATATTATTTTTCCTCCATTTCAGAAATTAATATTTTTTCATTCCATATTAATCCCTGTCTGCAAACATGTCCAACTCTAGTACTAGAAGTTAATAAGTTATTATAGAAACTCTCGTTCTCATCATAATCGTTATAATCTAACCCAAACAACTCAACAAATACTTCCACATCTACAAATGGCTCTATAACTTCTAAAGAATCTATTATTCTTTTATTTAGATAGCACATTTCATTTTTAACATTATCTAATCTAATTTCATATTTATTGAGCATTAATTCCAAATCTTTTTTGAGAACTGGAACGTTTATACCATCTATATCGGCTATCTGCTTTCTATATTCTATAATAAGTTTTTTGTATGTCTTTTCTTCTCTGCAAAGACTCCAAGCCTGCTGCTGAAAAGTCCCTTTTGTATTAACTTCAACAATTGCGTTATATAATTTGTTATTTTTTATCATAATAATTCCTCCTGCTCTTTATATTTTTTTATTGTAAATGCCACAGATTTAAAATTTGAGCAAAATCTTTTTAGTTCTGTATCCCCATCAAATTCTTTTAATAAATCTCTAACTGTATCTGTAGCTATGAACACAAAAGCATACTGCTCCTGACCATTTCTATAAATTTTTTCTATTCTATCTTCAAATATGCCATTGCTATATAAATAGGCAATTTTATTTCTGTTGACTATAAATAATTCCTTTAATTCTTCCATCTCACTATCCTCCAATCTAAACAAAAGGATGCTCAATATTATAAGCACCCTTTACTTTTTTATATTTTATTTGTATAATTTATTTTGACATTAATTCATTTGGATTGTATCTACTGGAATAGATATAATCCCTTTTATATTTCAACATGTTTCCATTTTAATCCTCGTCTAATATTATTAATATGACTAAGGCTCACATTATACATTTTAGCTAATTCTATATCTCTATAAGTGTGATCTCTCATATAAATCTTTATTTGTACTATATCTTCTTCCGTTAAACGGGCATTAGGATTTCTACTTCCTCTTTGTGCTGCACTCATTTTAGGATAATTCTCTTTATACCTCGGGCAATCTTTTGGTTCTTCCAAACAACATACTGGATTTAATGATTTATAATATTTAGTCTCAACTTCTTTTTTATTTGCATCATCACAGTACTCTAATATTTTATCTTCTAAATTATTTTCACCTATTTCATCATAAATCTTTTGTAACAATTTATTTTTATGATTTCCATGCCTTAATAATCCTAAATGTGTGGATTCTCTATTTCTCAGACCGCCTGATCCAACATAGATACATTCTCCTGTTATCTTATTATAAATACCATAAACTCCTATTACATCTTTAATTCCATTTGCCATAATACATCCTCCTAAATTTTAATTAATTTTTTGTATAAAAAAAAGACCATACACATTTGTGTACAGTCCTTAATTCTTAATTTAATATAACCTTTACATAGTTACTCCATATCGGTCAATGCTTAAACAATCAAATCCATTCTCGTCTTCATCGAAATCTATGTCTATTGTATTGTCTTTAAATCTTATCAATTGTATATCGTCTATAGCTAATAATTCTGTTTTTTTGTTATGTTCCTTATCATATAAATATATAAAATTATTATCAAATTCCAGTGAACACCAATAATTCAAACTGTTCCATTCATCTGTAACTTTTTGTAAAAATTCTGGAGTTATAGTTTCCACTTCATCTTCATATGATTCTTCTCCAAGCATTTCTATTTTTTCATTCACTAAATCAATATAAAATTGTTCTTCATCACTGGTAATATAAATATTGCATTCAGGTCTGTTATAACTTAATGCATCTACACAGGACAAATCAATTTCATATTCATTTCCGATATTACACAAGATTCCATCTATTATATATAAATTCTCACTTTTAGTTTCTTCTAATATATCAATTACATATCTTTCCTCTGGAGTTGATTCATGAAATTCATATTTTTCTTGTTTTAGTGCATCTAATATATAAGAAATATATAAATCACTTTCTATGTCCTTAAGATAATTTAATTGAATTTTTTTGTAATCATATTTATCGTCAAAAATATCGAAAATAAAACCCTTATCTTTTCCAAGTAAAAATCCTACTTCTACTTTTTTGCCTAGTATCTCAGTTAATTTACTAGATATTTCATTTCCTAATTCTTTTTGTTGCTGATTAATTTTTTCCATAATATTATTCCTCCATTTTTATTTAAATTTTTTATTATGTATTTCAATTCACGTCCATAATAGTGGGTGCAGTCGC
This genomic window from Clostridium pasteurianum DSM 525 = ATCC 6013 contains:
- a CDS encoding terminase large subunit, yielding MLLLDKALEYCNNVINDKEICPWEVKKQCEIFLENYNINQYKDDFEFCFSESKLKVINNLLKLMNYATGFVAGKNILEGLAGFQALFLCAIFGWRYKNDINKMMYRDVVLFIPRKNAKTFITAIVFILLMLTEQNYSEFYSICIDRDLAKELRKAMAQIIGASPFIAKYFIVSESEIGIIKCKLTKSYYYPRTSKANKNNSIRPACVCVDEMGAFTTNGNIQAMRKGQLSVKNPIMVRTTTAYAESDSIMLEELDYDRAVLKGIIKNDRYFCLLYYAEREEAWTDEAIYKANPLRIEENYNEIKSDREIAKIKTKEQEEFLTKNLNIFLETNELNKYIDITYWKKCVVDNIDFSGKNVIVGIDMSVTTDLTAVSIMYKEDNIIYCMSHGFLPADSLDKRREKIDYRDYAKKGYCDLHKGMTVNYTLVEEYIRNIEEKYGCTIKMIVTDPMNAKEMVERLEVDCDVLKLKQTYTNLSPATKEFRKKVYDSQVKYLKNELLDWNMSNAITDVGKSDDEMLAKEDKNKQRIDMVAVLIFAYTELLGEDDSYNALDALDEMSKDW
- a CDS encoding phage terminase small subunit P27 family — translated: MARPSKSVNTMSKHLTKEEIENRQKAEQELRGSSDKIKPPTYLSSSQKKIFRYIVKELEASGILSNLDIYVLSTCSIAIDRLQAIETLINEDIQQLKNKDLMASKDKYTKDLWRATNELSLSPQSRAKLGNLNLQNKENKEDPVAKALRGED
- a CDS encoding DUF6173 family protein is translated as MEYRPHDFGIDMERIQKNIQKTKQYDNGFANIFYEQLVKEINDFDKRLDDSESVGMRLVTFGNTIQFNILNIGYQDPYLIYFYGELEDGSPIQLIQNVNQISFVLIAMKRKNPEEPKNTIGFR
- a CDS encoding DUF5659 domain-containing protein — encoded protein: MEELKELFIVNRNKIAYLYSNGIFEDRIEKIYRNGQEQYAFVFIATDTVRDLLKEFDGDTELKRFCSNFKSVAFTIKKYKEQEELL
- a CDS encoding GIY-YIG nuclease family protein, producing the protein MANGIKDVIGVYGIYNKITGECIYVGSGGLRNRESTHLGLLRHGNHKNKLLQKIYDEIGENNLEDKILEYCDDANKKEVETKYYKSLNPVCCLEEPKDCPRYKENYPKMSAAQRGSRNPNARLTEEDIVQIKIYMRDHTYRDIELAKMYNVSLSHINNIRRGLKWKHVEI